Within Atribacterota bacterium, the genomic segment CAAAGAAGTACGATATCGCCAGGGGAGGACTCAGTGTGAGGGAAGTTCCGATGGAGGGAGTTTTCGTGCGAACACCACGGTACCCAAAGTTATCGAACCCTTAGAGTAGATATCCATTCTAGAAAGCGTAAAAGTTACCCTTTGAACAGTTTACTTTTCGTTTGCGGGTTTTTCCACTCCAACGATTAAACCCAGTATTTCAGTTTTACTTGACAAAGCAACTTCTCGCACTCCCACCATTTTTCCGCGTCGGAGAACAGTAATTCGGTCGCACACATTGAAAATATGTTCGAGGTTATGGCTAATCACCACTAAAGCAAGTCCCTGGTCACGTAAAGTACGAATGAGTTGAAATGTTTTCTCAGTTTCTTCTGGACCAAGAGCGGCAGTGGGCTCATCCATCACTAATATCTTTATATTTTCCTTCAAAATGGCCCTGCCAATGGCGACAGATTGTTTTTGACCACCAGAAAGGTTAAAAACCGCTTCTTCTGGTTTATCGATTACGATGTTTAATTTTGTTCTTAGCAGTTGAAGAGCGTCCCTTTTCATACGATTATTGTCAAGAATAGAAAAGCCAAATACCCGATGGCTTATTTCGGAACCAAGGTAAACATTAGCTGGTGCGTTGAGGGTTTCTACTAATGCTAGGTCTTGATATACAGCTTCAATTCCTAAACTTTTAGCATGTTGCCGGTTGCGGAATTTGACCGGTTTTCCTTCTAGTATAATTTCTCCTTCGTCCGGGGGGTATACTCCTGTTAATATTTTAATCAAAGTCGTTTTGCCCGCTCCGTTATCACCGACTAACCCCATGACTTCTCCTTGCCTTAATTCGAAATCAACTTTGTCTAAAGCTCGTAAGCCTCCAAAGTTTTTTGTTATCCCTCTCATCTCAAGGATAGGTTGAACTACAGTCTGCATTGTTTTTCACTACCTCAATACGGTCCGGGCTTAAAGCCCGGACCGTGCAAACATTTAAAATATATTATCAATCGTCTGCCCTTTCCGTTAAAACTTTACTGGTTTTTTAGTTTTACTATATCGAAATCCCCTTTCAACTAATTCTTTAAACTGGTCCCTTGATAAGGTTTTATCAGTCATAACCATATCCCCCATATAGCTTTGTGGGATACTATCTTTTTTCCCCTCAAGATACCTTTGTATAGCCTCAGCTACAGCTACCCCAGCATCGTCTTGAAAACGAAATACCGAACCCATTTGTTTCCCTTTTAGCATAGCATCAATTTCATCCGCAGTCCCTCCAAAACCATACACTGCCACATCCAGTCGACCAAGAGTTTCTAA encodes:
- a CDS encoding ATP-binding cassette domain-containing protein, which codes for MQTVVQPILEMRGITKNFGGLRALDKVDFELRQGEVMGLVGDNGAGKTTLIKILTGVYPPDEGEIILEGKPVKFRNRQHAKSLGIEAVYQDLALVETLNAPANVYLGSEISHRVFGFSILDNNRMKRDALQLLRTKLNIVIDKPEEAVFNLSGGQKQSVAIGRAILKENIKILVMDEPTAALGPEETEKTFQLIRTLRDQGLALVVISHNLEHIFNVCDRITVLRRGKMVGVREVALSSKTEILGLIVGVEKPANEK